Within Calditrichota bacterium, the genomic segment TCAATTTTTCCCGGATCAAACGAGACACGTGCCCGGCGATCGGTAAACCCCACCTTTTTTTCAATCACTCCGGGTAGTTTCAACGCTTTTTCGATGGTTCGTGCACAATCCTCGCACGTCATGCCCTCAATGTCGATTTGAATCGTTTTCTGTTTCATGGGATTACTCCTCTTGGTTTTCGTGATTTCTTCAGGAAATCGCGGTGTTCTTACTCAATCCGTTCTTTGTCAGAACCAGCGATAACCTGTGAAGGATATCCCGCGTTTGTTGTCGCCCGAATCAATTCCTTGACAGTTATTCGGTTGGAATCGTAAATGACAAAGGCCT encodes:
- a CDS encoding mercury transporter; its protein translation is MTCSLCPITVRKSLMSVNGVIKARVNFEEKEAFVIYDSNRITVKELIRATTNAGYPSQVIAGSDKERIE